From Microbacterium invictum, the proteins below share one genomic window:
- a CDS encoding class II 3-deoxy-7-phosphoheptulonate synthase — MPSLHDDLDHWRALEIKQQPSWPDPDAVAAVSADIATLPPLVFAGEVDNLRDRLARAASGKAFLLQGGDCAETFAGATAEQIRNRIKTVLQMAVVLTYGASMPVVKMGRMAGQFAKPRSSDTETRGDVTLPAYRGDIVNGYDFTDLSRQADPQRLLKGYHTAASTINLIRAFTTGGFADLREVHSWNKGFAKNPANQQYERLANEIDRAIKFMEAAGADFDELKRVEFYTGHEGLLMDYERPMTRIDSRTMTPYNTSAHFLWIGERTRDLDGAHVDYFSKIRNPIGVKLGPTTSPETALALIDKLDPEREPGRLTFITRMGAGKIRDALPPLLQAVKDSGATPLWVTDPMHGNGITTPTGYKTRRFDDVVDEVRGFFEAHRAVGTFPGGIHVELTGDDVTECLGGSEQIDEATLATRYESLCDPRLNHMQSLELAFLVAEELEKL; from the coding sequence ATGCCCTCCCTGCACGATGATCTCGATCACTGGCGCGCTCTTGAGATCAAGCAGCAGCCCTCCTGGCCCGATCCGGATGCCGTCGCCGCGGTGTCCGCTGACATCGCGACGCTGCCGCCGCTCGTCTTCGCCGGTGAGGTCGACAACCTGCGCGACCGGCTCGCGCGTGCCGCAAGCGGCAAGGCGTTCCTGCTGCAGGGCGGCGACTGCGCCGAGACGTTCGCCGGGGCGACGGCCGAGCAGATCCGCAACCGCATCAAGACGGTGCTGCAGATGGCGGTCGTGCTGACCTATGGCGCCTCGATGCCGGTCGTGAAGATGGGTCGCATGGCGGGCCAGTTCGCCAAGCCGCGCTCGTCCGACACCGAGACCCGCGGCGATGTGACCCTGCCCGCATACCGCGGCGACATCGTCAACGGCTACGACTTCACCGACCTCTCGCGCCAGGCCGACCCGCAGCGGCTGCTGAAGGGGTACCACACCGCCGCGTCGACGATCAACCTGATCCGCGCGTTCACCACCGGCGGCTTCGCCGACCTGCGTGAGGTGCACTCCTGGAACAAGGGCTTCGCGAAGAACCCCGCCAATCAGCAGTACGAGCGTCTCGCGAACGAGATCGACCGGGCCATCAAGTTCATGGAGGCTGCCGGCGCCGACTTCGACGAGCTCAAGCGCGTCGAGTTCTACACCGGCCACGAGGGCCTGCTCATGGACTACGAGCGGCCCATGACGCGGATCGACTCGCGCACCATGACCCCGTACAACACGTCGGCCCACTTCCTGTGGATCGGCGAGCGCACGCGCGACCTCGACGGCGCGCACGTCGACTACTTCTCGAAGATCCGCAACCCCATCGGCGTGAAGCTCGGACCGACCACGTCGCCCGAGACGGCGCTGGCGCTGATCGACAAGCTCGACCCCGAGCGCGAGCCCGGGCGTCTCACGTTCATCACGCGCATGGGCGCCGGCAAGATCCGCGACGCGCTGCCGCCGCTGCTGCAGGCCGTGAAGGACTCGGGCGCGACGCCGCTGTGGGTCACCGACCCGATGCACGGCAACGGCATCACGACCCCCACGGGCTACAAGACGCGTCGCTTCGACGACGTGGTCGACGAGGTGCGCGGCTTCTTCGAGGCGCACCGCGCGGTCGGGACGTTCCCGGGCGGCATCCACGTCGAGCTCACCGGCGACGACGTCACCGAATGCCTGGGCGGTTCGGAGCAGATCGACGAGGCGACCCTCGCGACCCGCTACGAGTCGCTGTGCGACCCGCGACTGAACCACATGCAGAGCCTGGAGCTGGCGTTCCTGGTGGCCGAGGAGCTCGAGAAGCTCTGA
- a CDS encoding LysM peptidoglycan-binding domain-containing protein, with product MPAAILGSIALSLSAIPAHGATEPTRDADHESHRQPVSLRDTVTVTGAGAATPASTSTFSAASVVGAAAASTTYTVKRGDTISAIAARHGLRTKDLLAWNGLGWSSTIFPGQTLKLSGTAAASAPAAPKAATSAGNTYTVKRGDTLWAISRTQGTSVANLMKLNGLSAGSIIHPGQKLALSAGTTAPASAPAASKPAASTPPASTGSASKTHTVAKGDTLWAIANTHGVSVSTLLTLNGLKSSSIIYPGQKLSVKMAAAPASSSAAPAPSAPAPKPAAPGGASHTVAAGETVWAIAQKHGTSVAALLSANGLGDASIIYPGQKLTIPSATGLDAEQTANAQLIIKVGRDRGVPERGIAIALATAMVESGIRNLDYGDRDSQGLFQQRPSQGWGTVAQITDPYRSTATFYGGPQDPNGATTRGLLDIAGWQSMAFTDAAQAVQISAFPDRYGQWETTAFGWLAALG from the coding sequence TTGCCGGCCGCCATCCTCGGATCGATAGCGCTCTCGCTGTCGGCGATTCCCGCTCACGGCGCAACGGAGCCGACGCGCGACGCCGATCACGAGTCGCACCGGCAGCCCGTCTCGCTTCGCGACACGGTCACCGTCACCGGCGCCGGCGCGGCGACCCCGGCATCCACCTCCACCTTCTCGGCGGCGTCCGTGGTCGGCGCGGCCGCGGCATCGACGACCTACACGGTCAAGCGCGGCGACACGATCAGCGCGATCGCCGCGCGGCACGGCCTGCGCACGAAGGATCTGCTCGCCTGGAACGGACTCGGCTGGTCGTCGACCATCTTCCCCGGTCAGACGCTGAAGCTGTCCGGGACGGCCGCCGCCTCGGCACCCGCCGCTCCGAAGGCCGCGACATCGGCCGGCAACACCTACACGGTCAAGCGCGGCGACACGCTGTGGGCGATCTCGCGCACCCAGGGCACCTCGGTGGCGAACCTGATGAAGCTCAATGGGCTCAGCGCCGGGTCGATCATCCACCCCGGTCAGAAGCTCGCACTCTCGGCCGGGACCACCGCGCCCGCCTCGGCGCCCGCGGCGTCGAAGCCCGCGGCATCCACTCCCCCGGCATCGACGGGAAGCGCATCGAAGACCCACACCGTCGCCAAGGGCGACACACTGTGGGCGATCGCGAACACGCACGGCGTGTCGGTATCGACGCTGCTCACCCTCAACGGGCTGAAGAGCTCGTCGATCATCTACCCCGGGCAGAAGCTCTCGGTCAAGATGGCGGCGGCGCCGGCGTCGTCGTCCGCTGCGCCTGCGCCGAGTGCACCCGCACCGAAGCCCGCCGCCCCAGGCGGAGCCTCGCACACCGTCGCCGCCGGCGAGACGGTGTGGGCGATCGCGCAGAAGCACGGCACGTCGGTCGCCGCTCTGCTGAGCGCGAACGGGCTCGGCGATGCGTCGATCATCTACCCCGGGCAGAAGCTGACGATCCCGTCGGCGACGGGGCTGGATGCCGAGCAGACCGCGAACGCACAGCTCATCATCAAGGTCGGCCGCGACCGCGGCGTTCCCGAACGCGGCATCGCGATCGCCCTCGCCACCGCGATGGTCGAATCCGGCATCCGGAACCTCGACTACGGCGACCGCGACTCGCAGGGACTGTTCCAGCAGCGGCCGAGCCAGGGCTGGGGAACGGTGGCGCAGATCACCGACCCGTATCGCTCGACGGCGACGTTCTACGGGGGACCACAGGACCCGAACGGCGCGACCACGCGGGGGCTCTTGGATATCGCGGGGTGGCAGTCGATGGCGTTCACCGACGCGGCCCAGGCGGTGCAGATCTCGGCGTTCCCGGATCGTTATGGACAGTGGGAGACCACGGCCTTCGGCTGGCTGGCCGCGCTCGGCTGA
- the pknB gene encoding Stk1 family PASTA domain-containing Ser/Thr kinase, translating into MSTSQQTDPLIGRLVDSRYRVRARIARGGMATVYVATDLRLERRVALKVMHSHLSDDTVFQGRFIQEARAAARLADPHVVNVFDQGQDGEMAYLVMEYLPGITLRELLREQRRLSIPQTITIMDAILSGLAAAHRAGIVHRDVKPENVLLAEDGRIKIGDFGLARATTANTASGQMLLGTIAYLAPELVTRGTADARSDIYALGIMLYEMLVGEQPYKGEQPMQIAYQHATDSVPRPSAKNPGVPEQLDELVMWSTEREPDDRPLDARAMLDRLREIEKDLGVYPQVVRQAPAGGVVGVVGVDDALDSDELTKVMPGTFTAPTVTEDVDNATLLRRRTRRNANKGIWLLLIVLLLAGLAAGTGWWFGSGPGSLVAVPTIEGGTFDQARATLEEYDLVAVEGSDTSLEVPAGTVIRTDPGAGVRLDKGAEVTVVVSAGPASQDIPPLAGATLDDATAALDGIHITVSDTPERFTEEAAGTVIDATITTGVGGDAHEVGCAQGCTALEGSTAVLYVSLGPVPDVVGDTLDEATSTLKDVELEVTSAEEYSDTVESGRVISMGEREDGGNFRPGDTVHLVVSKGPAPIQVPDVVGRTVADAMQILRDAGFEAGTALPELVWGIFTVSSTDPEAWEWRQRGTNVTVRATG; encoded by the coding sequence GTGAGCACGAGCCAGCAGACCGACCCGCTGATCGGCCGTCTGGTCGACAGCCGGTACCGGGTGCGCGCTCGCATCGCCCGCGGCGGGATGGCGACGGTGTACGTCGCGACCGACCTGCGGCTCGAGCGCCGCGTCGCGCTCAAGGTCATGCACAGCCACCTGTCCGACGACACCGTGTTCCAGGGCCGGTTCATCCAGGAGGCGCGTGCCGCGGCGCGGCTGGCCGACCCGCACGTCGTGAACGTGTTCGATCAGGGCCAGGACGGCGAGATGGCCTACCTGGTGATGGAGTACCTGCCGGGCATCACGCTGCGCGAGCTGCTGCGCGAGCAGCGCCGCCTGTCGATCCCGCAGACGATCACGATCATGGATGCCATTCTCTCGGGCCTGGCCGCCGCTCACCGCGCCGGGATCGTGCACCGCGACGTCAAGCCCGAGAACGTGCTGCTGGCCGAGGACGGCCGCATCAAGATCGGTGACTTCGGCCTCGCTCGCGCGACGACCGCGAACACCGCCAGCGGACAGATGCTGCTGGGCACGATCGCCTACCTGGCGCCCGAGCTCGTCACCCGCGGCACCGCCGACGCCCGCAGCGACATCTACGCGCTGGGCATCATGCTGTACGAGATGCTCGTGGGCGAGCAGCCGTACAAGGGCGAGCAGCCCATGCAGATCGCCTACCAGCACGCGACCGACTCGGTGCCGCGCCCGAGCGCGAAGAACCCGGGCGTACCCGAGCAGCTCGACGAACTCGTGATGTGGTCGACCGAGCGCGAGCCGGACGATCGCCCCCTCGACGCGCGCGCGATGCTCGATCGCCTGCGCGAGATCGAGAAGGATCTCGGCGTGTACCCGCAGGTCGTCCGGCAGGCGCCTGCGGGCGGCGTGGTGGGAGTGGTGGGCGTGGACGACGCCCTCGACTCCGACGAGCTCACGAAGGTGATGCCCGGAACCTTCACCGCTCCGACGGTCACCGAGGACGTCGACAACGCGACACTGCTGCGTCGCCGCACGCGCCGCAACGCGAACAAGGGCATCTGGCTGCTGCTGATCGTGCTCCTGCTCGCCGGACTCGCCGCCGGGACAGGCTGGTGGTTCGGCTCCGGTCCGGGTTCGCTCGTCGCGGTGCCGACGATCGAGGGCGGCACGTTCGACCAGGCCCGGGCGACGCTCGAGGAGTACGATCTGGTGGCCGTCGAGGGCAGCGACACCAGCCTCGAGGTCCCGGCGGGCACCGTCATCCGCACCGACCCCGGCGCGGGCGTCCGGCTGGACAAGGGCGCCGAGGTCACGGTCGTGGTCTCTGCCGGCCCCGCCTCGCAGGACATCCCGCCACTGGCGGGCGCGACGCTGGACGACGCCACGGCGGCGCTCGACGGCATCCACATCACCGTCAGCGACACTCCCGAGCGCTTCACCGAGGAGGCCGCCGGCACGGTCATCGATGCGACCATCACCACCGGAGTGGGCGGCGATGCCCACGAGGTCGGCTGCGCCCAGGGCTGCACCGCGCTGGAAGGCTCCACCGCCGTCCTGTACGTCTCGCTCGGCCCGGTGCCCGACGTCGTCGGCGATACGCTCGATGAGGCGACGTCGACTCTGAAGGACGTCGAGCTCGAGGTGACGAGCGCCGAGGAATACAGCGACACCGTCGAGTCGGGCCGCGTGATCAGCATGGGTGAGCGCGAGGACGGCGGCAACTTCCGCCCCGGCGACACCGTGCACCTCGTGGTGTCGAAGGGCCCGGCTCCGATCCAGGTGCCCGACGTGGTCGGACGCACCGTCGCCGACGCGATGCAGATCCTCCGCGACGCCGGCTTCGAGGCCGGCACCGCGCTGCCCGAGCTCGTCTGGGGCATCTTCACCGTCAGCAGCACAGATCCCGAGGCGTGGGAGTGGCGGCAGCGCGGTACGAACGTCACCGTGCGGGCGACCGGCTGA
- a CDS encoding Rv2175c family DNA-binding protein, with protein sequence MTGETTPTVPTEWLALPEVVALTGESLGRVRRLLDERHLVGSRRDGAFKVPSVFFVDGEPLGSLRGTVIVLQDAGFGDDEVIDWLLAADDSIGIAPIEALRQGRKSEVRRVAQTLA encoded by the coding sequence GTGACCGGTGAAACCACTCCGACAGTCCCGACCGAATGGCTCGCCCTTCCCGAGGTCGTCGCCCTGACCGGCGAGTCCCTCGGGCGCGTGCGTCGCCTGCTCGATGAACGGCATCTGGTCGGCTCCCGCCGCGACGGCGCGTTCAAGGTGCCGTCGGTGTTCTTCGTCGACGGCGAGCCGCTCGGCTCGCTGCGGGGCACGGTGATCGTGCTGCAGGATGCCGGGTTCGGCGACGACGAGGTCATCGACTGGCTCCTCGCGGCCGACGACTCGATCGGCATCGCTCCGATCGAGGCGCTGCGGCAGGGGCGCAAGAGCGAAGTGCGCCGGGTCGCGCAGACGCTCGCCTGA
- a CDS encoding DUF3040 domain-containing protein — protein sequence MPLSEQEQRLLDEMERHLMHNDADVVSASRAGKSLSYRNIVYGSILVLVGIAALIVGISSSLIIVGVIAFLIMVAGVILAVTPSRTASAPRADAGTKKASPAPQSSGSFMDRMNERWDRRNDKG from the coding sequence ATGCCACTGTCAGAGCAGGAGCAGCGGCTGCTCGATGAGATGGAACGCCATCTCATGCACAACGACGCAGACGTCGTCAGCGCATCGCGCGCCGGCAAGTCCCTCAGCTACCGCAACATCGTCTACGGTTCGATCCTCGTGCTGGTCGGCATCGCCGCCCTGATCGTGGGCATCTCCAGCAGTCTCATCATCGTCGGCGTCATCGCCTTCCTGATCATGGTCGCCGGAGTCATCCTCGCGGTCACGCCGTCGCGGACCGCCTCCGCGCCGCGGGCGGACGCGGGCACGAAGAAGGCATCCCCGGCGCCGCAGTCGTCCGGATCCTTCATGGACCGCATGAACGAACGCTGGGATCGCCGCAACGACAAGGGCTGA
- the mraZ gene encoding division/cell wall cluster transcriptional repressor MraZ, whose protein sequence is MLLGTYTPKLDDKGRVILPAKFRTDLGDGLVVTRGQERCLYVFSTKEFERVYERIREAPLTNKQARDFQRMFLSGASDEKPDSQSRITIPPHLRTYADLGRELVVTGVGAHAEIWNAEAWNAYAEGNEDIYSDMEQEVIPGLF, encoded by the coding sequence ATGTTGCTGGGCACGTACACCCCCAAGCTCGACGACAAAGGGCGGGTCATCCTCCCGGCGAAGTTCCGCACCGACCTCGGCGACGGCCTGGTCGTCACCCGCGGTCAGGAGCGGTGCCTCTACGTCTTCAGCACGAAGGAATTCGAGCGGGTCTACGAGCGGATCCGCGAGGCCCCGCTGACGAACAAGCAGGCGCGTGACTTCCAGCGCATGTTCCTTTCGGGAGCCAGCGACGAGAAGCCCGACAGCCAGAGCCGTATCACCATCCCGCCGCACCTGCGCACCTACGCCGACCTCGGCCGCGAACTGGTCGTCACCGGCGTCGGCGCGCACGCCGAGATCTGGAACGCCGAGGCGTGGAACGCGTACGCCGAAGGCAACGAAGACATCTACTCGGACATGGAGCAGGAGGTGATTCCGGGACTGTTCTGA
- a CDS encoding polyprenyl synthetase family protein, with product MYSDGDPIEAVSQRLDSFVQDQRAVVGDWGDEAARFVDAGAAALRGGKRLRARFCLTGWQAVAAHRRPATPGADVITAAAALEVFQAAALVHDDLVDNSDTRRGRPASHRALEAAHRSSGWDGDAAEFGRSAAILLGDLLVAWSDDLLETGLSESAHAAAARGVYATMRRDVTIGQFLDVAEEAAFRSAPESEHAARALRVASLKSARYSVQQPLLLGAALAGADAAQNDALEAFGHPVGMAFQLRDDVLGVFGDAAVTGKPSGDDLREGKRTLLVAYARENLAPGARRVFDELVGDPALDDEQVASLQSTIIDTGALTRVEAHIAAYAGDADRALRGAPLDNAAVSTLRDLARAATARVS from the coding sequence GTGTACTCCGACGGCGACCCGATCGAGGCGGTTTCCCAGCGACTGGATAGCTTCGTCCAAGATCAGCGGGCGGTCGTGGGCGATTGGGGCGACGAAGCCGCCCGGTTCGTCGATGCGGGAGCTGCGGCTCTCCGCGGTGGAAAGCGCCTGCGTGCGCGTTTCTGCCTCACCGGCTGGCAGGCCGTGGCCGCGCACCGCCGGCCTGCGACGCCCGGCGCCGATGTGATCACGGCGGCGGCCGCGCTCGAGGTGTTCCAGGCCGCGGCACTGGTGCACGACGATCTCGTCGACAACTCCGACACACGCCGAGGCCGGCCCGCCTCCCACCGTGCCCTCGAGGCCGCGCACCGCTCGAGCGGATGGGACGGCGACGCCGCCGAGTTCGGTCGCTCCGCCGCGATCCTGCTCGGCGACCTGCTCGTGGCGTGGAGCGACGATCTGCTCGAGACGGGGCTGAGCGAATCCGCGCACGCCGCCGCCGCCCGCGGCGTCTACGCGACCATGCGTCGCGATGTGACCATCGGGCAGTTCCTCGACGTGGCCGAGGAAGCGGCATTCCGGTCGGCGCCGGAGTCCGAGCATGCGGCGCGCGCCCTGCGCGTGGCGTCGCTGAAGTCCGCCCGGTACAGCGTGCAGCAGCCGCTGCTGCTGGGTGCTGCGCTCGCGGGGGCGGATGCCGCGCAGAACGACGCGCTGGAGGCCTTCGGCCATCCGGTGGGCATGGCGTTCCAGCTGCGCGACGACGTGCTGGGCGTGTTCGGCGACGCCGCCGTGACCGGCAAGCCGTCCGGCGACGATCTGCGCGAGGGCAAGCGCACTCTGCTGGTCGCCTACGCGCGAGAGAATCTCGCACCCGGCGCCCGCCGGGTCTTCGACGAGCTCGTCGGCGACCCGGCCCTCGACGACGAGCAGGTCGCCAGCCTGCAGTCCACGATCATCGACACCGGTGCGCTGACTCGCGTCGAAGCTCACATCGCGGCCTACGCCGGCGACGCCGACCGCGCCCTGCGCGGCGCTCCGCTGGACAACGCCGCCGTCAGCACGCTGCGCGATCTCGCGCGCGCGGCGACCGCACGGGTCTCCTAG
- a CDS encoding ROK family glucokinase — translation MRNVGIDIGGTKIAGGVVAEDGTIMERLRVSTPKAPAALADAVAEMVGALAERHEIHAVGVAAAGFIDATRSVIIHAPNIDWHDEPLRAELEQRIGRPVTLENDANAAGWGEYRFGAGRGSANMTMLTLGTGVGGAVIIGGELLIGGNGIGGELGHIRFIRGGRPCGCGQLGCLEQYASGRALQREANEIADAGGIGAALADARTAEGVIPGAEMERLVQAGDAGALEAIHRVATALGEACGEFQAVLDPDLFVIGGGVASLGDRLLEPVKAAYATALPGHGARPVASFAIATLGNDAGLIGVADLAHIRG, via the coding sequence GTGCGCAACGTCGGCATCGACATCGGGGGCACCAAGATCGCCGGTGGCGTCGTGGCAGAGGACGGCACGATCATGGAGCGGCTGCGGGTGTCGACCCCGAAAGCGCCGGCTGCGCTGGCCGATGCCGTCGCCGAGATGGTCGGGGCCCTCGCCGAGCGCCATGAGATCCACGCCGTCGGCGTCGCCGCGGCCGGGTTCATCGACGCGACCCGCTCGGTGATCATCCACGCCCCCAACATCGACTGGCACGACGAGCCGCTGCGCGCAGAGCTCGAGCAGCGCATCGGCCGCCCCGTCACCCTCGAGAACGACGCCAACGCGGCCGGCTGGGGCGAGTACCGCTTCGGCGCCGGGCGGGGCTCCGCGAACATGACGATGCTGACGCTCGGCACCGGCGTGGGCGGCGCCGTCATCATCGGCGGCGAGCTGCTGATCGGCGGCAACGGCATCGGCGGCGAGCTGGGCCACATCCGCTTCATCCGCGGCGGGCGCCCCTGCGGCTGCGGACAGCTGGGCTGCCTCGAGCAGTACGCGTCGGGCCGCGCCCTGCAGCGCGAGGCGAACGAGATCGCCGATGCGGGCGGCATCGGCGCCGCTCTGGCCGACGCGCGCACGGCCGAAGGGGTCATCCCGGGCGCCGAGATGGAACGTCTCGTCCAGGCGGGGGATGCCGGTGCCCTCGAGGCCATCCACCGCGTGGCGACGGCCCTCGGCGAGGCCTGCGGCGAGTTCCAGGCGGTCCTCGACCCCGACCTGTTCGTCATCGGCGGCGGGGTCGCCAGCCTCGGCGACCGGCTGCTCGAACCGGTCAAGGCCGCGTACGCCACGGCGCTCCCGGGCCACGGCGCGCGCCCCGTGGCATCCTTCGCCATCGCTACGCTCGGAAACGACGCCGGCCTCATCGGCGTCGCAGACCTGGCCCACATCCGGGGGTAG
- the rsmH gene encoding 16S rRNA (cytosine(1402)-N(4))-methyltransferase RsmH produces MNLRDIHTPVFLDRCVELLAPALERDSAVLVDATEGMGGHSEALLERFANVHLIGLDRDTDALRIAGERLAPFGDRVALVHTVYDGIADAVASTGRDRADGILFDLGVSSLQLDEADRGFAYAQDAPLDMRMDQTAGTTAADILATYGEGDLRRIFERYGEEKLAGRYARAILQARLTQPITRSGQLVDILIAATPAAVQRERSGHPAKRVFQALRIEVNGELAALERALPAALDLLPVGGRIVVLSYQSLEDRLVKRAFADAVASTAPAGLPVELPEHAPRFRLLVRGAEQASDDEKARNPRATPVRLRALERIREAA; encoded by the coding sequence ATGAACCTCCGCGACATCCACACCCCCGTCTTCCTCGACCGCTGCGTCGAGCTGCTGGCCCCCGCGCTCGAGCGCGATTCCGCCGTGCTCGTCGACGCCACCGAGGGCATGGGCGGACACTCCGAGGCCCTCCTCGAGCGCTTCGCGAACGTCCACCTGATCGGACTCGACCGCGACACCGACGCCCTGCGCATCGCGGGGGAGCGGCTCGCCCCCTTCGGCGACCGCGTCGCCCTCGTCCACACCGTCTACGACGGGATCGCGGACGCCGTCGCCTCGACCGGTCGCGACCGCGCGGACGGCATCCTGTTCGACCTCGGCGTCTCGTCGCTGCAGCTCGACGAAGCTGACCGCGGCTTCGCCTACGCACAGGACGCGCCCCTGGACATGCGGATGGATCAGACCGCGGGCACCACCGCCGCCGACATCCTCGCCACCTACGGCGAGGGCGACCTGAGGCGCATCTTCGAGCGCTACGGAGAGGAGAAGCTCGCAGGCCGCTACGCCCGCGCGATCCTCCAGGCGCGACTCACCCAGCCGATCACACGATCGGGACAGCTGGTCGACATCCTCATCGCGGCGACCCCCGCCGCCGTGCAGCGCGAGCGCTCGGGCCACCCCGCAAAGCGCGTGTTCCAGGCCCTGCGCATCGAGGTCAACGGCGAACTGGCCGCCCTCGAGCGCGCACTGCCGGCCGCCCTCGACCTGCTGCCGGTCGGCGGGCGCATCGTCGTGCTGTCGTACCAGTCGCTCGAGGACCGGCTCGTCAAGCGCGCATTCGCCGATGCCGTGGCGTCCACGGCGCCCGCCGGACTCCCCGTCGAACTTCCCGAGCACGCTCCGCGCTTCCGGCTGCTGGTCCGCGGCGCCGAGCAGGCATCCGACGACGAGAAGGCCCGCAACCCCCGGGCCACCCCCGTGCGCCTGCGCGCGCTCGAACGGATCAGGGAGGCGGCATGA
- a CDS encoding lysophospholipid acyltransferase family protein — protein sequence MFYWFMKYIVIGPIVKAIFRPWIVGRTNIPASGPGILASNHLSVSDSVFLPLMIDRPMSFLAKSDYFTGKGIKGWATRMFMKATGQIAIDRTGGKASEDSLNTGLQVLGSGSLLGIYPEGTRSPDGKLYRGRTGLARMALEARVPVIPVVMVDTGAIMPIGRPVPRIGRVGMIIGEPLDFSRFAGMESDRYVLRSVTDEIMVALQRLGAQEYDDVYASTVKDRRPPS from the coding sequence ATGTTCTACTGGTTCATGAAGTACATCGTGATCGGACCGATCGTGAAGGCGATCTTCCGGCCGTGGATCGTGGGCCGGACGAACATCCCCGCTTCGGGTCCGGGGATCCTCGCCAGCAATCACCTGTCGGTCAGCGACTCGGTCTTCCTGCCGCTGATGATCGACCGGCCGATGTCGTTCCTCGCCAAGAGCGACTATTTCACCGGCAAGGGCATCAAGGGCTGGGCGACCCGGATGTTCATGAAGGCGACGGGCCAGATCGCGATCGACCGCACCGGCGGCAAGGCGTCGGAGGACTCGCTCAACACCGGCCTGCAGGTGCTCGGCTCCGGGAGCCTGCTCGGGATCTACCCCGAAGGCACCCGCAGTCCCGACGGCAAGCTCTACCGGGGTCGCACCGGGCTGGCGCGCATGGCGCTCGAGGCCCGCGTCCCGGTGATCCCGGTCGTGATGGTCGACACCGGGGCCATCATGCCGATCGGCCGCCCGGTTCCGCGCATCGGCCGCGTGGGAATGATCATCGGCGAGCCGCTGGACTTCTCCCGCTTCGCCGGAATGGAGTCCGACCGCTACGTGCTGCGATCGGTGACCGACGAGATCATGGTCGCGCTGCAGCGGCTCGGCGCGCAGGAGTACGACGACGTCTACGCATCGACGGTGAAGGACCGCAGACCCCCGTCATGA